In the Parasteatoda tepidariorum isolate YZ-2023 chromosome 3, CAS_Ptep_4.0, whole genome shotgun sequence genome, one interval contains:
- the LOC122271098 gene encoding protein FAM200A-like yields MNTKQTSLEKRKGSVKRPKSLQHQRNMKEWIRDPFANKSGESSLSMQEEDQLLEIANDCGLKTTFETTTLPVFWLKVLTEYPEIATTALKSLLPFPTTYLCEAGFSAVTATKTKQRNKLVISNTLRVSLSPITPRWSRLITKKQAQGSH; encoded by the coding sequence atgaatacaaaacaGACGTccttggaaaaaagaaaaggctCAGTGAAGAGACCGAAGAGCCTTCAACATCAACGAAACATGAAAGAATGGATCCGCGACCCATTTGCCAACAAATCGGGTGAATCTAGCTTGTCAATGCAAGAAGAAGATCAACTGTTGGAGATTGCAAATGACTGCGGCCTTAAGACTACGTTCGAAACAACAACTCTGCCGGTGTTCTGGCTTAAAGTCTTAACAGAATACCCCGAGATTGCCACCACAGCACTTAAATCCCTATTGCCATTTCCGACAACCTATCTGTGTGAAGCGGGATTTTCTGCTGTAACAGCAACCAAAACAAAGCAACGGAATAAACTGGTGATAAGCAACACACTTCGGGTgtcattgtctccgattacccccagatggaGCCGTCTTATTacaaagaaacaagctcagggttctcattga
- the LOC107456212 gene encoding FGFR1 oncogene partner 2 homolog, with the protein MLSINARIIERIQINCYRMAVTVQQLLNDAKRLVTRLREHDSAADTLISQSQSLNNNLETMKQYHEEVEKLNSLSHQRPRSALILNIQQENRHIRELQQENRELRIMLEEHQSALELIMNKYRQQAKRMAETAKYEKEWIQRDYTQELRKRTDKISEMAAVMKKAISIDDENLSKEQQVVSRLVKENSLLRDILELQTTFRSQSAQSRVKLKTDESVQTDL; encoded by the exons ATGTTATCAATAAATGCCAGGATAATTGAAAGAATACAGATCAATT GCTATAGAATGGCTGTAACAGTTCAACAACTTTTGAATGATGCTAAGCGTCTTGTTACGCGTCTTCGTGAACATGACAGTGCAGCTGATACATTGATATCACAATCTCaatcattgaataataatttagaaacaatGAAACAg TACCATGAGGAAGTTGAAAAGTTGAATTCTTTGTCTCATCAACGACCTCGTTCtgctttgattttaaacattcagCAGGAAAATCGTCACATAAGAGAATTGCAACAGGAGAATAGAGAATTGCGTATCATGCTAGAAGAACATCAATCGGCCTTAGAACTTATAATGAATAAGTATAGACAGCAAGCAAAACGTATGGCTGAGACtgctaaatatgaaaaagagTGGATACAAAGGGACTACACTCAG GAACTTCGTAAAAGGACTGATAAAATATCTGAGATGGCAGCTGTTATGAAAAAAGCTATCAGTATTGATGATGAAAACCTATCAAAAGAACAGCAAGTTGTTAGCCGCTTGGTGAAAGAGAATAGTTTGCTGCGAGATATTTTAGAACTTCAGACTACTTTTAGAAGCCAATCAGCTCAAAGTAGGGTTAAGTTAAAGACTGATGAAAGTGTACAAACTGACTTATGA